In a genomic window of Octadecabacter temperatus:
- the eno gene encoding phosphopyruvate hydratase — MSTIIDIFAREILDSRGNPTVEVDVTLEDGTMGRAAVPSGASTGVHEAVEKRDGDKSRYKGKGVLEAVAAVNGEIAEAIVGFDATEQVAIDGAMIELDGTDNKGRLGANAILGVSLAVAKAAADYMGQPLFRYVGGTAARVLPVPMMNIINGGEHADNPIDIQEFMIMPVSATNIRDAVRMGSEVFHTLKGELTAAGLSTGIGDEGGFAPNISSTRDALDFILKSIEKAGYKPGEDIYLALDCAATEYYKDGKYEMKGEGKSLTSEENAAYLEALVNDYPIISIEDGMSEDDWDGWNALTAKIGDKIQLVGDDLFVTNPARLSMGIEQKSANSMLVKVNQIGTLTETLTAVDMAHRARFTNVMSHRSGETEDATIADLAVATNCGQIKTGSLARSDRLAKYNQLIRIEELLGETAIYAGRSILR, encoded by the coding sequence ATCGACATCTTTGCCCGCGAAATCCTCGACAGCCGAGGCAACCCAACGGTCGAAGTCGACGTAACACTGGAAGACGGCACAATGGGCCGCGCAGCCGTGCCATCCGGCGCATCAACAGGCGTTCACGAAGCAGTCGAAAAGCGCGACGGTGACAAGTCCCGTTACAAAGGCAAAGGCGTTCTTGAAGCTGTGGCGGCTGTGAACGGCGAAATCGCAGAAGCAATCGTTGGCTTTGACGCAACCGAACAGGTCGCAATCGACGGCGCAATGATCGAGTTGGACGGCACAGACAACAAAGGTCGCCTTGGCGCCAACGCGATCCTTGGCGTGTCCCTTGCCGTTGCGAAAGCCGCTGCTGATTACATGGGTCAGCCATTGTTCCGCTATGTCGGCGGTACAGCTGCACGCGTTCTGCCTGTTCCGATGATGAACATCATCAACGGCGGCGAGCATGCAGACAACCCGATCGACATCCAAGAATTCATGATCATGCCTGTGTCTGCGACCAACATCCGTGACGCGGTTCGCATGGGCTCCGAAGTGTTCCACACCCTCAAGGGTGAGCTGACAGCCGCTGGCCTGTCCACGGGTATCGGTGATGAAGGTGGCTTTGCGCCAAACATTAGCTCCACCCGTGATGCACTTGATTTCATTTTGAAATCCATCGAAAAAGCTGGCTACAAACCGGGTGAGGACATCTACCTCGCACTCGATTGTGCTGCGACGGAATACTACAAAGACGGCAAGTACGAAATGAAGGGCGAAGGCAAATCCCTGACCTCCGAAGAAAACGCCGCCTACCTCGAAGCACTGGTCAACGACTACCCGATTATCTCAATCGAAGACGGCATGTCCGAGGATGACTGGGACGGTTGGAACGCGCTGACCGCTAAGATTGGCGACAAGATCCAGCTCGTTGGGGATGATTTGTTCGTGACCAACCCTGCCCGCCTTTCCATGGGGATTGAGCAGAAGTCAGCGAACTCCATGCTCGTTAAGGTAAACCAGATCGGTACGCTGACGGAAACACTGACAGCCGTCGACATGGCGCACCGCGCACGTTTCACCAACGTGATGTCCCACCGTTCCGGCGAGACTGAAGACGCAACGATTGCGGACCTCGCAGTTGCAACAAACTGTGGTCAGATCAAAACTGGTTCCTTGGCGCGCTCTGACCGGCTCGCGAAATACAACCAACTGATCCGCATTGAGGAACTTTTGGGCGAAACAGCGATCTACGCTGGCCGTTCAATCCTGCGCTAA
- a CDS encoding NAD(P)/FAD-dependent oxidoreductase → MKVIVVGAGIIGATIAYNLSRDGADVTVVTDQSPSATQASFGWINASFYADEVHHRLRVTSMAAYGRLMDTLPSLPIQMNGALWWEEQGDGLTALQDALLTLGYPVERLDSVDVSALEPELRGLPDVFLRFPSEGDAEPDALAAALLKASGAHVVTGVRVKRIIENNGMVCGVETQMGIMAANKVIVAAGNGAPEILASVDVALPMLVRPGALVATKPISGKVSSVLVTPNGEARQLPDGRILASAVASHQSDSSDKVIENAVEIAVRVLAWLDPLIGDERLEWDCVSLAYRPVPEDGLPVIGRVGLDGLYVAVMHSGVTLAAITGEAIAADVLGKGDAFDALLAPYRPSRFQ, encoded by the coding sequence ATGAAAGTTATCGTCGTTGGGGCAGGGATCATCGGGGCTACGATTGCGTACAATCTTTCTCGGGATGGCGCTGATGTTACGGTTGTCACGGATCAGTCCCCCAGTGCGACGCAGGCTTCTTTTGGTTGGATCAACGCCAGTTTTTACGCCGATGAAGTGCATCACCGTTTGCGCGTTACGAGTATGGCAGCTTACGGGCGTTTAATGGATACCTTGCCCTCTTTGCCGATCCAAATGAACGGGGCGTTATGGTGGGAAGAACAAGGGGACGGGTTAACTGCGCTGCAAGATGCGCTTTTGACGCTTGGGTATCCGGTTGAACGTCTGGATAGCGTCGACGTGTCAGCACTAGAGCCTGAACTGCGTGGGTTACCAGATGTGTTTTTGCGTTTTCCGAGCGAAGGTGATGCAGAGCCAGACGCGCTTGCCGCTGCATTGCTTAAGGCATCTGGTGCGCATGTGGTGACTGGTGTTCGCGTTAAGCGCATTATTGAGAACAATGGCATGGTTTGCGGTGTCGAAACGCAGATGGGTATTATGGCTGCGAACAAAGTCATCGTGGCGGCAGGCAATGGTGCGCCAGAAATACTAGCGTCTGTAGATGTCGCACTGCCGATGTTGGTGCGCCCGGGCGCTTTGGTAGCGACAAAGCCGATTTCGGGGAAGGTCTCATCGGTACTGGTCACGCCAAATGGGGAGGCGCGCCAGTTGCCTGATGGCCGAATTTTGGCGTCTGCTGTTGCAAGCCATCAAAGTGACAGTTCCGATAAGGTGATTGAAAATGCAGTGGAGATTGCCGTACGCGTGCTGGCATGGCTGGACCCGTTGATCGGCGATGAAAGGCTTGAGTGGGACTGCGTTTCGCTGGCTTATCGCCCCGTTCCGGAAGATGGGTTGCCTGTTATTGGTCGCGTCGGACTAGACGGTTTGTACGTTGCGGTGATGCATTCTGGCGTAACGCTTGCCGCGATTACGGGCGAGGCGATCGCAGCTGACGTGTTGGGAAAAGGTGATGCGTTTGATGCGCTGCTTGCGCCTTATCGCCCATCACGGTTCCAATGA
- a CDS encoding cupin domain-containing protein: MTAQDIIDALNLAPHPEGGFYRQTWMDEDSKGRPTGTCIYFLLKDGEASHWHTVDAVEIWHYHAGAPLILSVSETDRGPKNEIHLGPDISAGERPQGIVPKDWWQAARTTGDWTLVSCTVSPGFSFDGFTLAEPEFDIP; encoded by the coding sequence ATGACAGCACAAGACATCATTGACGCCCTGAACCTCGCACCGCATCCCGAAGGCGGGTTTTATCGCCAAACTTGGATGGACGAAGACAGTAAGGGCCGACCAACAGGCACCTGCATCTACTTTCTGTTGAAAGATGGCGAAGCCAGCCATTGGCATACTGTCGATGCCGTAGAAATCTGGCACTACCACGCAGGCGCGCCTTTGATCCTAAGTGTATCTGAGACAGATCGCGGGCCGAAAAACGAAATACACCTCGGCCCTGACATTTCAGCGGGCGAACGCCCACAAGGAATTGTACCAAAGGATTGGTGGCAAGCCGCACGCACGACCGGAGATTGGACATTGGTCAGTTGCACCGTCAGCCCAGGTTTTTCGTTTGACGGATTTACGTTGGCTGAACCCGAGTTCGACATCCCGTGA